A genomic window from Xyrauchen texanus isolate HMW12.3.18 chromosome 31, RBS_HiC_50CHRs, whole genome shotgun sequence includes:
- the LOC127624924 gene encoding paraneoplastic antigen Ma1 homolog, whose amino-acid sequence MQTNKDIANPFDSVTCSIPTTATRSPFLDEGTVNPPHVQKVIVERLIRSDSTPSSYSQSRIRTYSGRLPKSNGEVDYDSWHTQVDLLLKDVSVSDSQKVRRILESLLSPAADIVKPLGTGATPQAYLTQLDSAFGVVEDGEELFATFLGSNQNSGEKPSVYLGRLQTLLTKAVTRGGVSAAESDKYLLRQFCRGCWDQSLIIGLQLEHRKPNPPSFPELLLLLRTEEDRRAAKMDRMRKHLGSTKAAVHVHSVMSMPVFEPEAAPTTTKKHETDYKLEKEVAELRIQVAKLIQQGKKGERHEGVQSRPAQSELHAKTESLLAQVSNRDSNPLSMTPPKPWFCFKCGGDGHIAAKCTFEPNLGLVRKKNAELKEK is encoded by the coding sequence ATGCAAACCAACAAGGATATTGCTAATCCATTTGATTCAGTCACCTGCAGCATCCCAACTACTGCTACAAGGAGTCCATTTCTTGATGAAGGCACAGTTAACCCACCTCATGTCCAAAAAGTTATTGTTGAACGTTTAATTCGCAGTGACTCCACACCGTCTAGCTACAGTCAAAGCAGGATCCGTACATACTCAGGGCGGCTGCCAAAATCAAATGGAGAAGTTGATTATGATTCCTGGCATACTCAGGTAGACCTACTTCTTAAGGACGTGTCTGTCTCTGATTCACAGAAAGTAAGGAGAATATTGGAGAGCCTCCTCAGCCCAGCAGCGGACATTGTTAAGCCACTTGGGACGGGTGCAACCCCTCAAGCTTACCTCACCCAGCTCGACTCAGCATTTGGAGTGGTCGAAGATGGAGAGGAGCTATTTGCTACCTTCCTGGGCTCTAACCAAAACTCAGGTGAAAAACCCTCTGTCTATTTGGGCCGTCTCCAGACTCTCCTCACCAAAGCCGTAACCAGAGGGGGAGTTTCAGCTGCAGAGTCTGACAAGTACTTACTCCGGCAGTTCTGTAGGGGATGCTgggaccagagtctgatcattggCCTGCAGCTCGAACACAGGAAACCCAATCCCCCCTCATTCCCAGAATTGTTGTTGCTTTTGAGAACGGAGGAGGATAGGAGAGCAGCAAAGATGGATCGCATGAGAAAGCACCTTGGAAGCACGAAAGCTGCTGTACATGTTCATTCAGTTATGAGCATGCCAGTATTCGAACCTGAAGCTGCCCCCACTACAACAAAGAAACACGAGACAGATTATAAACTAGAAAAGGAAGTTGCAGAGTTGAGGATACAGGTTGCAAAGCTAATACAGCAAGGAAAGAAAGGAGAAAGGCATGAGGGAGTGCAGAGCCGTCCAGCACAAAGTGAACTGCATGCTAAGACTGAAAGTTTACTCGCGCAAGTTTCCAATAGAGACTCAAACCCCCTATCTATGACACCACCTAAGCCCTGGTTCTGTTTTAAATGTGGGGGTGATGGCCACATCGCTGCAAAGTGCACTTTTGAACCCAATCTGGGCCTTGTCCGGAAAAAGAATGCAGAGCTCAAAGAAAAATGA